One genomic window of Lagopus muta isolate bLagMut1 chromosome W unlocalized genomic scaffold, bLagMut1 primary SUPER_W_unloc_1, whole genome shotgun sequence includes the following:
- the LOC125687576 gene encoding LOW QUALITY PROTEIN: adenosine 5'-monophosphoramidase HINT1-like (The sequence of the model RefSeq protein was modified relative to this genomic sequence to represent the inferred CDS: deleted 2 bases in 1 codon): MAGGMVRSPAARRSGAALFGKVGRQEFSANVIREEEEPLWTRSALCSVMFQRKLLRFFLAARDKAVVRLSEAEDSGAPLHRRLMIVGEKCAANLGLTDGFRMAVRYPPSGPSDYRTRLCILGGRQLGQPPGEDVCTAGVAARVRIATEWISRVARQSSLR; this comes from the exons ATGGCCGGCGGGATGGTTAGGTCGCCGGCCGCCCGGCGCAGTGGCGCCGCTCTCTTCGGAAAAGTCGGCCGCCAGGAGTTCTCCGCCAACGTTATCCGC GAAGAGGAGGAGCCGTTGTGGACGAGGAG tgcCTTGTGTTCCGTGATGTTTCAACGCAAGCTCCTACGCTTTTTCCTAGCCGCTCGCGACAAGGCCGTTGTGAGGTTGTCCGAAGCAGAAGATTCTGGCGCACCT CTTCACAGGCGTTTGATGATTGTTGGCGAGAAGTGTGCTGCTAACCTGGGCCTGACCGATGGATTCCGGATGGCTGTGAGATACCCCCCCTCAGGCCCTTCCGACTACCGCACGCGTCTCTGTATTCTGGGTGGCCGTCAGTTGGGCCAGCCTCCCGGGGAAGACGTTTGCACCGCAGGAGTTGCTGCACGCGTACGGATCGCCACCGAATGGATTTCACGTGTCGCCCGTCAGTCTAGCCTCCGTTGA